A DNA window from Impatiens glandulifera chromosome 7, dImpGla2.1, whole genome shotgun sequence contains the following coding sequences:
- the LOC124909581 gene encoding glutaredoxin-C9-like, whose protein sequence is MSKSTIPMPKDNDAMKNMISQKAVAIVGIRGCFTVQFVLDLLHSFGANPATYNIDEEDEMNELDRLRKVINGAGEDKNIKLDQLPLIFIGERLFGGVNQVISSHARGELIPALKQAGAIWL, encoded by the coding sequence ATGTCAAAATCGACGATACCAATGCCTAAAGATAATGATGCCATGAAGAACATGATATCACAAAAAGCGGTGGCCATTGTGGGAATACGTGGATGTTTCACTGTTCAATTTGTGTTGGATTTGCTTCATAGTTTTGGAGCGAATCCGGCAACCTACAAtattgatgaagaagacgaaATGAATGAGCTTGATCGGTTAAGGAAAGTTATCAATGGTGCAGGAGAAGATAAGAATATAAAATTGGACCAGCTTCCGTTGATTTTTATTGGAGAACGGTTATTTGGAGGGGTGAATCAGGTAATTTCAAGTCATGCGAGGGGCGAGTTGATTCCAGCCCTGAAACAAGCTGGAGCAATATGGCTTTGA